The following coding sequences are from one Panthera leo isolate Ple1 chromosome E1, P.leo_Ple1_pat1.1, whole genome shotgun sequence window:
- the PTRH2 gene encoding peptidyl-tRNA hydrolase 2, mitochondrial isoform X2, producing MLSKSLVMEYLAHPGALSLAAGVACGMCLGWGLRVRFGMTPKSSVSKIDTETGSEASILGESGEYKMILVVRNDLKMGKGKVAAQCSHAAVSAYKQIQRRNPELLKQWEYCGQPKVVVKAPDEETLVELLTHAKMLGLTVSLIQDAGRTQIAPGSRTVLGIGPGPADLIDKVTGHLKLY from the coding sequence atgCTCTCCAAATCCTTGGTGATGGAATATTTGGCTCATCCTGGTGCACTTAGCTTGGCTGCCGGAGTTGCTTGTGGCATGTGCCTGGGTTGGGGTCTCCGTGTACGCTTTGGGATGACTCCCAAAAGCTCAGTGAGCAAGATAGACACAGAGACTGGAAGTGAAGCAAGCATCTTAGGAGAAAGTGGGGAGTACAAAATGATTCTTGTGGTTCGAAATGACTTGAAGATGGGAAAAGGGAAAGTAGCTGCCCAGTGCTCTCATGCTGCTGTTTCTGCCTACAAGCAAATTCAAAGAAGAAACCCTGAATTGCTCAAACAATGGGAATACTGTGGCCAGCCCAAAGTGGTGGTCAAAGCCCCTGATGAAGAAACTCTGGTTGAATTATTGACCCATGCAAAAATGCTAGGACTGACTGTAAGTTTGATCCAAGATGCTGGACGTACTCAAATTGCACCTGGTTCTAGAACTGTCCTGGGAATTGGGCCAGGACCAGCAGATCTAATTGACAAAGTCACTGGTCACCTAAAACTTTACTAG
- the PTRH2 gene encoding peptidyl-tRNA hydrolase 2, mitochondrial isoform X1, whose protein sequence is MDTLAPNMLSKSLVMEYLAHPGALSLAAGVACGMCLGWGLRVRFGMTPKSSVSKIDTETGSEASILGESGEYKMILVVRNDLKMGKGKVAAQCSHAAVSAYKQIQRRNPELLKQWEYCGQPKVVVKAPDEETLVELLTHAKMLGLTVSLIQDAGRTQIAPGSRTVLGIGPGPADLIDKVTGHLKLY, encoded by the coding sequence atgCTCTCCAAATCCTTGGTGATGGAATATTTGGCTCATCCTGGTGCACTTAGCTTGGCTGCCGGAGTTGCTTGTGGCATGTGCCTGGGTTGGGGTCTCCGTGTACGCTTTGGGATGACTCCCAAAAGCTCAGTGAGCAAGATAGACACAGAGACTGGAAGTGAAGCAAGCATCTTAGGAGAAAGTGGGGAGTACAAAATGATTCTTGTGGTTCGAAATGACTTGAAGATGGGAAAAGGGAAAGTAGCTGCCCAGTGCTCTCATGCTGCTGTTTCTGCCTACAAGCAAATTCAAAGAAGAAACCCTGAATTGCTCAAACAATGGGAATACTGTGGCCAGCCCAAAGTGGTGGTCAAAGCCCCTGATGAAGAAACTCTGGTTGAATTATTGACCCATGCAAAAATGCTAGGACTGACTGTAAGTTTGATCCAAGATGCTGGACGTACTCAAATTGCACCTGGTTCTAGAACTGTCCTGGGAATTGGGCCAGGACCAGCAGATCTAATTGACAAAGTCACTGGTCACCTAAAACTTTACTAG